The window CTGCGCGCCGTCACGCTGTCCTTCAAGCGCCTTGGCCAGGCGCCCGGAGACGCTTCGGCCAGCCAGCTCGAGGCCGCCGCGCAGCTTGCCGACCGCTTCAGCGCCGGCGAGGCCCGCGTCACGCACGAGCAGAACCTGCTGCTGCCGTGGGTCCATGCCGAAGACCTGCACGCGCTGTGGTTGGCCGCTCGCGAGGCCGGCTTCGCGAGCCCCAACATCCACCTGCTGACCGACATGATCTCGTGCCCCGGCGGCGACTTCTGCTCGTTGGCCAACGCACGCTCGATCCCGATCGCCGCCGCCATCACCGAGCGCTACCAGGACCTCGACGAGCTCGACGACCTGGGCGAGATCGACCTGCACATCAGCGGCTGCATCAACTCCTGCGGCCATCATCACAGCGGCCACATCGGCATCCTCGGCGTCGACAAGGACGGCAAGGAGTGGTACCAGGTCACGCTCGGCGGTTCCGACGGTGCCGCTCGCAATGGGCCGGCGCTTCCCGGCAAGGTGGTCGGGCCTTCGTTCTCGGCGGCGGAGGTGCCCGACGTCGTGGAGGCCGTGCTCAACACCTATCGCGACCATCGCAATGGTGGCGAGAGCTTCATCGACACGCTGCGCCGCGTCGGCATGGATCCCTTCAAGGCGGCTGCCAACGGCGCGCGCTTCAAGGTCGAGGAGGCCGCATGAAACGAACGCTCCAACTGATCGCCGCAGAAGACCATGTGGACGATGGCGACCCGAGCGTGCTGCAGCTCCCTAACGATGCCGATCCCCTGGCGATCGAAATCTGCCTGAGCGACGTGCAGCGCATCGACCTCACCTTCCCGAAATTCACCGACGGCCGCGCTTTCAGCCAGGCCTACCTGCTGCGGCGCCGCCTCGGCTTCAAGGGCGACATCCGGGCCACCGGCGACGTGCTCATCGACCAGCTGGTGCAGATGCAGCGCAGTGGATTTTCGAGTGCCGTGCTCAAGGAGGGTGTGGACGCGGGGGATGCACAGCGCCAGTTCGACCGCTTCGGCGACTTTTATCAGGCCGATGCGGTGCGGCCCACGCCTCATTTCGCGGCAGCGGGGTCGGAGCCCGCATGAGCAGCCGCAACATGAACCTCGATCTTTCGCGCATCAACGCCGAATTCGGCCACAACGCCGAGGCCCTCGTGGACTGGGCGGCCAGCCTGGGCCAGCCTGCGATCGTCACCACGAATTTTCGGCCCTTCGAGGCCGTCATCCTGCACATGGTGACGCGCGCAAGGTCGGATGTTCCCGTGGTCTGGATGGACAACGGCTACAACACCGAAGCCACCTACCGCTATGCCGACGAGGTGACGAAACTGCTGCGCCTGGACTTGCGCATCTATCTGCCGCGCCGCTCGCGTGCGCATCGCGAAGCCGTGGAGGGGCCGACGCCGGCGCTCGACGATCCGCGCCATGCCGCTTTCACGGAAGAAGTGAAATTGGAGCCCTTCGCCCGTGCGCTGCGAGAGACGGCACCGAAGGTCTGGTTCACTGCGCTTCGGGCCACCGACACGGCCGTGCGCGCGCAAATGGACGCGGTCAGCGTCAATCCCGATGGCCTGATCAAGGTTGCCCCGCTGCTGCACTGGTCGTCGAAGGATCTGCATGCCTACTGCGAAACGCATGGCCTGCCCAACAACTTCGACTACGTGGACCCGACCAAAGGCGAAGAAAACCGCGAGTGCGGTTTGCATCTGGCGCATTGAGCGCCAAGGTTTGATCGATTTCCCGCACCGAGCACTTTTACCCGATGAACGCCAGAACCGAACACGACCTGCTGCTGCAGACCGCGCACACGCCGGCTCGCCTGTCCAACGCCCAACTGGACGCGCTGGAGGAAGAAGCCATCTTCATCCTGCGCGAGGTCGCCGCGTCCTTCGAGCGCCCGACGCTGCTGTTCTCGGGCGGCAAGGACTCGCTGGTGCTGCTGAAGTGCGCCGAGAAGGCCTTCATGAATTCGCAGGAAGCCGCAGGTGCCCGCGGGCGCCTGCCTTACCCGCTGCTGATGATCGACACCGGCCACAACTTTCCCGAAGTGACGGCGTTCCGCGATCACCGCGCGCAGGAACTGGGCGCCGAGCTGATCGTACGCAGCGTCGAGGACTCGATGGCTCGAGGGACGGTACGCCTGGCCCATCCGGGCGAGTCGCGCAACGTGCACCAGTCGGTCACCCTGCTCGAGGCCATCGAGGAATTCCGCTTCGACGCGCTGATCGGTGGCGCTCGCCGCGACGAGGAGAAGGCCCGCGCCAAGGAGCGCATCTTCTCGCACCGCGACGCCTTCGGCCAATGGCAGCCCAAGGACCAGCGGCCCGAGCTCTGGACCTTGTTCAATACGCGCCTCGCACCGGGCGAGCATTTCCGAGTGTTCCCGATCTCGAACTGGACCGAGCTCGACGTCTGGCAGTACATCGAGCGCGAGAAGATCGCCCTGCCCTCCATCTACTACACCCACAAGCGCGAGGTGGTCGAGCGCAGAGGCCTCCTGGTGCCGGTGACCGAGCTCACGCCGCCTCGCCAAGGTGAAACAGTCGAGCTCCGCGACGTGCGATTCCGCACCGTCGGCGACATCACCTGCACCTGCCCCGTCGACAGCCTGGCTGCCGACGCCGCCGATGTGGTGGTCGAGACGCTGGCCGCCGAGGTCAGCGAGCGCGGTGCAACGCGCATGGACGACAAGACTTCAGAGGCTTCGATGGAGAAGCGCAAGAAAGACGGCTACTTCTGATGACCGCGACGACCACCACCTTCTCCGCGCCCGAGACCCTCCTTGGCGACACCGGCACTGCCCTGCGCTTCATCACCTGCGGGAGCGTCGACGACGGCAAGAGCACGCTGATCGGCCGCCTGCTGGTCGACAGCAAGACCGTGCTTCAGGACCAGCTGGCGGGCGTGCAGCGCGGCGGCGAGACCGACCTGGCCCTGCTCACCGACGGCCTCTCGGCCGAGCGCGAGCAAGGCATCACCATCGACGTCGCGTACCGCTACTTTCCCACCGCGCGGCGCAAGTTCATCATCGGCGACGCGCCGGGCCATGAGCAGTACACGCGCAACATGGTCACCGCGGCCTCCGGCGCCGACGCCGCCGTGGTGCTGATCGATGCGACCAAGCTGGCCTGGGCCGCCGAGGTCGAGGATGGTGAAGTGGTGCGCCGCGAACTGCTCCCCCAGACGCGCCGCCATACGCTGCTGTGCCACCTGCTGCGCGTGCAGTCGATCGTGTTCGCCGTCAACAAGCTCGATGCCATTGCCGATGCCGGCCTGGCCTTCGAGCGCATCTCCGCTGCGCTCGCGAGCTTTGCCGAAGCTGCCGGGGTGCGGGTTTCCGCCACGGTGCCGATCTCGGCCTTGAAGGGCTGGAACGTTGCCACGTCGCATGGCGACTGGTGTGGCTACGAAGGCCCGAGCCTCATCGAGCTGCTCGAGGAGCTGCCCGTCACTCAGCAGGACGAGGCCGTGCCTTTCGCCTTCCCGGTGCAATGGGTCGAGAAGTTTTCCGGGTCGGCAGACACCTCCAAGGGCCGCCGGGTGTTCTGGGGTCGCGTGGCAAGCGGCCACGTGGAACCGGGCCAGCGCGTCGCCGTCCTGCCGGGCAACCAGACGGCTACCGTGGCGCAGGTGCTGAGCCACACGCGCCAGCCGAAGACGGTGCACGCAGGCCACAGCGCCGGCATGGTGCTCGATCGCGAGCTGGACGTATCGCGCGGCGACTGGCTACTGGCGCCCGGGGCCTTCGAGCCGGTGCGCGAGATCACGGCCACCATCGCCTGGCTGGACGATGAGCCCTTGGTCGCGGGCCGCGTGTACTGGGCATTGCAGGGCCACCGCTGGGTCAAGGCCCGGATCGCGCGCATCATCGACCGCGTGAACATCACGACGCTGGGTTCCGAGCCTGCGGACCGGCTGGAGCCCAACGCGATCGGCGACGTGGTACTGTCGCTGCAGCAGCCGCTCGCCGTGCTGCCCTTCGTGCAATCGCGCGCGCTCGGTTCGCTGGTGCTGGTCGACACGACCACCCACCGGACATCGGCGGCCGTGCTCGTGCAGCCCTCGCCGCCAAGCGCCTAAAATTCGCTGTCTTCCCCGATCGATCTCAAGCCCAGCCATGACCCACGTCGTCTCCGAAGCCTGTATCCGCTGCAAGTACACCGATTGCGTCGATGTGTGTCCCGTGGACTGCTTCCGCGAGGGCCCCAACATGCTGGTGATCGACCCGGATGAATGCATCGACTGTGCCGTCTGCATCCCCGAGTGCCCGGTCAACGCGATCTACGCCGAGGAAGACCTTCCGGCCAATCAGCTCGCCTTCATTAAGCTCAACGCCGAGCTGGCCCTGGCCGACGGCTGGAAGAGCATCACCAAGCGCAAGCCCGCGCTGCCGGATGCGGACGAGTGGAAGGACAAGACGGACAAGATCGGGGAGCTGGTGCGCTGAGCACGCTCCCCGCGCCCATCGAAACCGACGCGCTGGTCATCGGCGCCGGCCCGGTCGGGCTGTTCCAGGCCTTCCAGCTGGGCCTGCTCGAGATCTCCTGCCACATCGTCGACGCGCTGCCCGCCGCTGGCGGCCAATGCGTGCAGCTGTACGGCGACAAGCCCATCTACGACATCCCCGGCATCCCGGCGACCAGCGGCAGCGCCCTGGCGGTGGCCCTGCTGCAGCAATTGGCGCCGTTGAAGCCCACCTTCCATTTCGAGCAGCAGGTCGCCACGCTCGAGCGCCAGTCCGACGAGCGGCTGCTGCTTCGCACGACCAAGGGCACGGCCTTTCTCGCCAGGACGGTGTTCATTGCCGCAGGCGTCGGCGCCTTCGTCCCCAAGCGCATCTCACTCGAGGATATCCAGCACTTCGAAGGATCGGCCCTCTTCTACCACCCGGAATCGCTGGAGCGCTTCGACGGCCAGGCGGTGATCGTCAATGGTGGCGACGACGCTGCGCTGGCCACTGCACTGGCGCTCGTGGGTCGAGCCCGCAAGGTGACGCTCGTCCATCGGCGCGACGGCTTCCAGGCCGACGAGGGACTCGTGGCACGCATGCGGGCGGCGGTCGCGGGAGGCGCGATGCACTTCGCCGTGGGCCAGCCCGCAGCGTTCGACGGACGGGTGCTGCAGATCGCGACACCCGATGCACAGAGCCTGACCCTGCCGCTGGATGCGCTCATTGCCTGCCTCGGCATCTCGCCGCGTCTTGGACCCATTGCCGACTGGGGCCTGGACCTGGTGCGCAAGCAGGTGCCGGTCGATACGGAGCGCTTCCAGACCCGCGAGGCGGGCGTGTTCGCGGTCGGCGACATCAACACCTACCCGGGCAAGAAGAAGCTGATCGTCTGCGGCTTCCACGAAGCCACGCTGGCAGCGTGGGCGGCTACGGGCGTCGTGTTCCCCGGCAAGGCGGTGCCCCTGCAGTACACCACCACCAGCACGCGCCTGCACGAGTTGCTGGGCGTGGGCTGAGCCCGCAACCTCCGACTTGATCCTGAACCAAGCATGAAGGCTTCGTTCATCTCATCGCCCCACCGCGGCTCTATCATGCCCCCATGCAGGCGCTGAACATTGCACTTTTCCAGTGGCTCGGCGCCGGCCACGCCCCCAATTCGCCGCTGCTCTGGTTTGCAGGCATCGTGGCGGAGCAAGCTTCCTGGGTATGCGTGGCCCTGATGGCATGGGCTGCCTGGCGGTGGCCCGCGCAACGGCTCTACGTACTGGCGGCGCTGGTCGCGGCCGGCGCAGCCTCCCTGCTGGCCCATGAACTTGCAAATGCCTTGGCCATGCCGCGCCCTTTCGTCCTGGGCCTGAGCCCCGCGCATATCGAGCATGGCGCTCGCGGTTCGCTGCCAAGTGCCCACGCGACCGTCATGTTCACCGTCGGCCTGGTGTTTTGCCTGCGGCCGGCGCTCAGGACGATTGGCCTCGCGATCCTCGCCATCGCCACCTTGACGGGCTGGGCCCGCATCTATGTGGGCGTGCATTTCCCCTTCGACATCCTCGCCGGCCTGCTGCTCGCGGGCGCCATCACGGCGGTCTTCTGGTCGCTCCACCAGCTCGGACGCCGATTCATCGCGCCGCTGATCGCGCACAGCAGCCCGCGGGCCTAGACCGGCGGCTCAGCGGCCGCGGCGGCGGCGGTTGGAACGGCTGGTGAGCAGCCCCATCTGGCTGCGTTGCCGATCGATGCGGGCCTGGCGGCGTGCGTTCTCCCGTTCAACCACCTTGCGCTTGGTGTAGCCCGAGGCGTCGGCCCAGGCCCACCAGGCAGCGGCCAGCGCGAATGGAATGAGCACCACCCACCAGCTCCATTGCGCGACGAAGCCCACCTCGAAGAACTTGAGGGCCACGCCGAGCAGGCCAAGCAAAAGTAACCACATGAGAGAACCCCTCCAATCGTCTGGCCTCATCTGAATGGACCGTGCACCGCGCTACCTACAATCGCGTTGGATCGACTTTAACGCACCCCTATCACCGAACCCCATGAAAAGAGCGCTTTTCGCCGCCGTCCTCGGCCTGGCCGCAACGTCCCCTGCCCTGGCCGACCTCGCACTGGCCACGTCCAAGAACTGCATGAGCTGCCACGCCGTCGACCGCAAGATCCTCGGGCCGGCCTTCAAGGACGTCGCGGCCAAGTACAAGGACAACAAGGGCGCCGCCGACATGCTGGCGGCCAAGATCATGAAGGGCGGCTCAGGCGTCTGGGGCGCAGTGCCGATGCCTGCCAACAACCAGGTCAGCGAGGCGGAAGCCAAGAAGCTCGCTGCCTGGGTTCTGTCGACGAAGTAGCCGCGCGCTCGGCCTCTTCAGACGGGCGGCGGCATGCCGCCCCCGGGGGCCATCACGGCAGGCGGCCGCCGGTCGAACCGGTCCTCGAGCTGGCCGATGTGGGCCGCAAGCGTGTTGTCGGTCTGGTCGGACCGCACCTTGATCATGGTCTCCAACTGCTCCACGCGCGCCAACAGCGCCGCATGGCGTTCAGCGTTGCGCGACATATGTGCATTCTCCTGGGCTTCCAGAAAGTTGCGCAGCTCGGTGAAGCGCGAGGCCTCGGCACGGTCGGCCAGGTCGCGCTGGGCCTGCATTTCCTTGGTGTGGCGCCGCGTCTCGAGCAGCACCGTGGTCTGCAGGTAGACCACGTAGGCCACGAAGAAGATGCCCAGCAGCGCGGTGAGGCCGAGCATGATCAGCCCGAGCGGCGCCGTCACCTGCATGAAGCCGATCGACATAGCCGTGGGCGTGGCGAGGAGGCTCCAGTTCAGGGCCGCGAGCGCCGCGATCAGCAGCACAACCACCAGCAGCACGGCTGTTCTCAGTCCCATGAAAGTGTCCTCTCGACAATCGTTCGTGGGCCGGTTGTAACGCATCCGGCGCCTTGCCCCTGTCGGACAGGGGCGCGGCTGCCGGGCACGCCGGGTTTTGCAAGCCTAGTACGCCTGTCCCAACTGCTCCAGGATGGCCGGGTTCTCGAGGGTGGAGGTGTCCTGCGTGATGGCCTCGCCCTTCGCGATGCTGCGCAGCAGGCGCCGCATGATCTTTCCGCTGCGGGTCTTGGGCAGGTTCTCGCCGAAACGGATGTCCTTGGGCTTGGCGATGGGCCCGATCTCCTTGGCCACCCAGGCGCGCAGCTCGGTTGCGATCTGCCTGGCCTCGTCGCCGCTCGGGCGCCCACGCTTGAGCACGACAAAGGCGCAGACCGCCTCGCCCGTCATGTCGTCGGGGCGCCCCACGACCGCGGCTTCGGCCACCAGGTCGGTCTTGGCGACCAGCGCAGACTCGATCTCCATCGTGCCGAGCCGGTGGCCCGAGACGTTCAGCACGTCGTCGATGCGGCCGGTGATCCGGAAGTAGCCGCGATCGGGGCTGCGCACTGCGCCGTCGCCGGCGAGGTAGATGGTGCCGCCCATCTCCTCGGGAAAATAGCTCTTCTTGAATCGCTCGGGGTCATTCCAGATGGTGCGGATCATGGACGGCCAGGGCCGCTTGATCACCAGCATGCCGCCGCCGCCGTTGGGGATGTCCTTGCCGGTCTCGTCCACCACCGCGGCCATGATGCCGGGCAGCGGCAGCGTGCAGGAGCCGGGCACCAGCGGTGTTGCGCCGGGCAGTGGCGTGATGACGTGGCCGCCGGTCTCGGTCTGCCAGAAGGTGTCGACGATGGGGCAGTTTTCGCGGCCCACGTTCCGGTGGTACCACATCCACGCTTCCGGATTGATCGGCTCGCCCACGGTGCCAAGGATGCGCAGCGAGGACAGGTCCCAGTTCTTCGGATGCACCTTCTCGTCGCTTTCCGCCGCCTTGATGAGCGAGCGGATCGCCGTCGGCGCGGTGTAGAACACCGTGACCTTGTGCTTTTCGATCATCTGCCAGAAGCGGCCCGCATTCGGATAGGTCGGCACGCCCTCGAACACCACCTGCGTCGCACCCGCAGCCAGGGGTCCATAAGCGACGTAGGTATGGCCGGTGATCCAGCCGATGTCGGCCGTGCACCAGAACACGTCCTCGGGCCGGATATCGAAGGTCCAGTCCATGGTGAGCTTGGCCCACAGCAGGTAGCCGCCGGTGGCATGCTGCACCCCCTTGGGCTTGCCGGTCGAGCCCGAGGTGTAGAGGATGAAGAGCGGGTGCTCGGCGCCCACCGGTTCCGGCGGGCACTCGCTGCCCTGCCCCTGAAGCGCCTCGTCGAAGGTCTTGTCGCGGCCCGCAACCATGTTGCAGGCGGTCGCGGTGCGCTGGTAGACCAGCACGGTCTTGAGCGATGCCTCGCAGCCGCCAAGCGCGATGGCGTCGTCGACGATCGCCTTCAGCGGCAGCTCCTTGCCACCCCGTAGCTGAAAGTTGGAGGTGATCACCGCCACCGCGCCGGCGTCGATGATGCGTTCCTGCAGCGCCTTCGCCGAGAAGCCGCCAAACACGACGCTGTGGGTGGCGCCGATGCGGGCGCACGCCTGCATCGCGACCACGCCCTCGATGGTCATGGGCATATAGATGATGACGCGGTCGCCCTTGCGAATGCCCTGCGCCTTCAGCGCGTTGGCGAACTGCGAGACGCGCGCCAGCAGTTCCTTGTACGTGACCTGGGTGACCGCACCGTCATCAGCCTCGAAGACGATGGCGATCTTGTTCTCGACCGCCGTGCCGATGTGCTTGTCCAGGCAGTTGGCAGAGGCGTTGAGCTCGCCGTCGTCGAACCACTTGTAGAAAGGCGCATCGGATTCGTCGAGCGTGCGCGTGAAGGGCTTGGTCCACACCATGTGGGTCTTGGCCTGCCGGGCCCAGAAGCCCTCGAAGTCGTCGGCTGCTTCCTTGCACAGGGCCTCGTAGGCGGCCATGCTGCCGATGCGTGCACCCTTGGCTGCGCGGGCATCGGGCGGGAACACGCGGTTCTCGACAAGGAAGGACTCGATCGTGCTGCTCATTACTGCCTCCGGTGTGTAGCTGGGGAACTGACGGGCGCTAATGTCAGCGCCCGCACTTACGGATGACTGACGCTCCATGGTAGCGAGTGGTTCGATGTACGTCCGAGCCGCGGCGGCACTCTAGAATCGCGCGTTTTCCGCCCCACTCACCGGCCTGCCACCACTGATGTCCAACCTAGACCCCAACCTTCCGCAACACGCCGGCAGGGCCTCGCCGCTGCGTCCCCTGCCCAATCTGATCTTCGCGAGCCGCTGGCTGCAGCTGCCGCTATACCTGGGCCTGATCGTCGCCCAGGGCGTGTACGTGGTGCACTTCCTGGTCGAGCTGCTTCATCTCGTGGAAGCAGCCTTCGGCAGCGAAGAAGCGCTGAAGTCGCTGATCACCAGCATCGGCTACAAGACCACGGCGCCGGTCACCACGCTCAACGAGACGGTCATCATGCTCGTCGTGCTGGCGCTCATCGACGTGGTCATGATCTCCAACCTGCTGATCATGGTGATCGTCGGCGGGTACGAGACCTTCGTAAGCCGGATGAACCTCGAAGGCCACCGCGACCAGCCCGAGTGGCTGAGCCATGTGAACGCGTCGGTGCTGAAGGTCAAGCTGGCGACCGCCATCATCGGCATCAGCTCGATCCACCTGCTCAAGACCTTCATCAACGCC is drawn from Variovorax sp. PBS-H4 and contains these coding sequences:
- the fdxA gene encoding ferredoxin FdxA; the encoded protein is MTHVVSEACIRCKYTDCVDVCPVDCFREGPNMLVIDPDECIDCAVCIPECPVNAIYAEEDLPANQLAFIKLNAELALADGWKSITKRKPALPDADEWKDKTDKIGELVR
- a CDS encoding sulfate adenylyltransferase subunit 1; its protein translation is MTATTTTFSAPETLLGDTGTALRFITCGSVDDGKSTLIGRLLVDSKTVLQDQLAGVQRGGETDLALLTDGLSAEREQGITIDVAYRYFPTARRKFIIGDAPGHEQYTRNMVTAASGADAAVVLIDATKLAWAAEVEDGEVVRRELLPQTRRHTLLCHLLRVQSIVFAVNKLDAIADAGLAFERISAALASFAEAAGVRVSATVPISALKGWNVATSHGDWCGYEGPSLIELLEELPVTQQDEAVPFAFPVQWVEKFSGSADTSKGRRVFWGRVASGHVEPGQRVAVLPGNQTATVAQVLSHTRQPKTVHAGHSAGMVLDRELDVSRGDWLLAPGAFEPVREITATIAWLDDEPLVAGRVYWALQGHRWVKARIARIIDRVNITTLGSEPADRLEPNAIGDVVLSLQQPLAVLPFVQSRALGSLVLVDTTTHRTSAAVLVQPSPPSA
- a CDS encoding phosphatase PAP2 family protein; the protein is MQALNIALFQWLGAGHAPNSPLLWFAGIVAEQASWVCVALMAWAAWRWPAQRLYVLAALVAAGAASLLAHELANALAMPRPFVLGLSPAHIEHGARGSLPSAHATVMFTVGLVFCLRPALRTIGLAILAIATLTGWARIYVGVHFPFDILAGLLLAGAITAVFWSLHQLGRRFIAPLIAHSSPRA
- a CDS encoding LapA family protein — translated: MGLRTAVLLVVVLLIAALAALNWSLLATPTAMSIGFMQVTAPLGLIMLGLTALLGIFFVAYVVYLQTTVLLETRRHTKEMQAQRDLADRAEASRFTELRNFLEAQENAHMSRNAERHAALLARVEQLETMIKVRSDQTDNTLAAHIGQLEDRFDRRPPAVMAPGGGMPPPV
- the cysD gene encoding sulfate adenylyltransferase subunit CysD, translated to MNARTEHDLLLQTAHTPARLSNAQLDALEEEAIFILREVAASFERPTLLFSGGKDSLVLLKCAEKAFMNSQEAAGARGRLPYPLLMIDTGHNFPEVTAFRDHRAQELGAELIVRSVEDSMARGTVRLAHPGESRNVHQSVTLLEAIEEFRFDALIGGARRDEEKARAKERIFSHRDAFGQWQPKDQRPELWTLFNTRLAPGEHFRVFPISNWTELDVWQYIEREKIALPSIYYTHKREVVERRGLLVPVTELTPPRQGETVELRDVRFRTVGDITCTCPVDSLAADAADVVVETLAAEVSERGATRMDDKTSEASMEKRKKDGYF
- a CDS encoding NAD(P)/FAD-dependent oxidoreductase, producing the protein MEGQDGQDRGAGALSTLPAPIETDALVIGAGPVGLFQAFQLGLLEISCHIVDALPAAGGQCVQLYGDKPIYDIPGIPATSGSALAVALLQQLAPLKPTFHFEQQVATLERQSDERLLLRTTKGTAFLARTVFIAAGVGAFVPKRISLEDIQHFEGSALFYHPESLERFDGQAVIVNGGDDAALATALALVGRARKVTLVHRRDGFQADEGLVARMRAAVAGGAMHFAVGQPAAFDGRVLQIATPDAQSLTLPLDALIACLGISPRLGPIADWGLDLVRKQVPVDTERFQTREAGVFAVGDINTYPGKKKLIVCGFHEATLAAWAATGVVFPGKAVPLQYTTTSTRLHELLGVG
- a CDS encoding YqhA family protein, which encodes MSNLDPNLPQHAGRASPLRPLPNLIFASRWLQLPLYLGLIVAQGVYVVHFLVELLHLVEAAFGSEEALKSLITSIGYKTTAPVTTLNETVIMLVVLALIDVVMISNLLIMVIVGGYETFVSRMNLEGHRDQPEWLSHVNASVLKVKLATAIIGISSIHLLKTFINADNYTDRVLIAQTAIHIAFLLSAMAIAFTDRLMAPPSSAGH
- the acs gene encoding acetate--CoA ligase; translation: MSSTIESFLVENRVFPPDARAAKGARIGSMAAYEALCKEAADDFEGFWARQAKTHMVWTKPFTRTLDESDAPFYKWFDDGELNASANCLDKHIGTAVENKIAIVFEADDGAVTQVTYKELLARVSQFANALKAQGIRKGDRVIIYMPMTIEGVVAMQACARIGATHSVVFGGFSAKALQERIIDAGAVAVITSNFQLRGGKELPLKAIVDDAIALGGCEASLKTVLVYQRTATACNMVAGRDKTFDEALQGQGSECPPEPVGAEHPLFILYTSGSTGKPKGVQHATGGYLLWAKLTMDWTFDIRPEDVFWCTADIGWITGHTYVAYGPLAAGATQVVFEGVPTYPNAGRFWQMIEKHKVTVFYTAPTAIRSLIKAAESDEKVHPKNWDLSSLRILGTVGEPINPEAWMWYHRNVGRENCPIVDTFWQTETGGHVITPLPGATPLVPGSCTLPLPGIMAAVVDETGKDIPNGGGGMLVIKRPWPSMIRTIWNDPERFKKSYFPEEMGGTIYLAGDGAVRSPDRGYFRITGRIDDVLNVSGHRLGTMEIESALVAKTDLVAEAAVVGRPDDMTGEAVCAFVVLKRGRPSGDEARQIATELRAWVAKEIGPIAKPKDIRFGENLPKTRSGKIMRRLLRSIAKGEAITQDTSTLENPAILEQLGQAY
- a CDS encoding TIGR04438 family Trp-rich protein — encoded protein: MWLLLLGLLGVALKFFEVGFVAQWSWWVVLIPFALAAAWWAWADASGYTKRKVVERENARRQARIDRQRSQMGLLTSRSNRRRRGR
- a CDS encoding c-type cytochrome, with protein sequence MKRALFAAVLGLAATSPALADLALATSKNCMSCHAVDRKILGPAFKDVAAKYKDNKGAADMLAAKIMKGGSGVWGAVPMPANNQVSEAEAKKLAAWVLSTK
- a CDS encoding DUF934 domain-containing protein, yielding MKRTLQLIAAEDHVDDGDPSVLQLPNDADPLAIEICLSDVQRIDLTFPKFTDGRAFSQAYLLRRRLGFKGDIRATGDVLIDQLVQMQRSGFSSAVLKEGVDAGDAQRQFDRFGDFYQADAVRPTPHFAAAGSEPA
- a CDS encoding phosphoadenosine phosphosulfate reductase domain-containing protein; amino-acid sequence: MNLDLSRINAEFGHNAEALVDWAASLGQPAIVTTNFRPFEAVILHMVTRARSDVPVVWMDNGYNTEATYRYADEVTKLLRLDLRIYLPRRSRAHREAVEGPTPALDDPRHAAFTEEVKLEPFARALRETAPKVWFTALRATDTAVRAQMDAVSVNPDGLIKVAPLLHWSSKDLHAYCETHGLPNNFDYVDPTKGEENRECGLHLAH